Genomic window (Chionomys nivalis chromosome 7, mChiNiv1.1, whole genome shotgun sequence):
aTTTTAGGCCTTGTGGCTAAAGGGTCTTTTGGAACTGTCCTGAAAGTTCTAGATTGTACCCAAAAAGCTGTATTTGCAGTGAAGGTAGGAGTCACCCAGTACAACCTATTAGTTTCAGAGATTAGGAGGAATAAATTGAACAGCATTATTTTCCACGAGTTATGCCTCTCCATTTGTAGGTGGTGCCCAAAGTAAAAGTCCTACAGCGGGATACCCTGAGGCAGTGCAAAGAGGAGGTTAGCATCCAGGTATGCAGaattctgaaagcacggttaaaTTTCTGGTGGAGAAAGTCCAACTTAACCTGCTTTTCTTGGCTCTACTTTCCCCGTGTTTCCACCTTGGTGCAATGTAGCACCGAAATAAGTCCTGAGAAAGTCGTTCTTAGTTGTAGACACTGCAGGTTCTGCCAGGGAACTCTCCTTAGCAGTGTGCTGGCTCCAGGGTTCTCAGGTAGTCCCAAATGAGCTCTCAGATGAAGCAGCACTTCATTTCAACACAAGGCAACACCTGATTTCTTGGCTACTCTTAATCAGCAATAAGCTTGTTCTTTCCtaacttgctgttttctttgtctcTAGCGACAGATCAACCATCCTTTTGTACACAGCTTGGGGGACAGCTGGCAGGGGAAGCGACACCTCTTCATTAGTGAGTGGACTGGTTTTGTCTTCACCCACAAAGGCCCACAGACCATTCTCCTAACCTGACGCTATTCTGCTTTGCAGAATAGTATTTCTGTAATCcgaaagaagaggggaaaggctGGTGGGATTAGTTTGGGCAGGAAGTCTATAATGCCTTGAGCCCAGGCATTGTAGAACCCAGATATTGCCTAGACTTCTGGCGCTTTGCAGTGTGTAGCTACTGCAGCATGGATCTCTACTCCCTGTGGTCTGCTGTTGGTGGTTTTCCAGAGGCTTCTATCCGTCTCTTTGCTGCTGAACTGGTCCTTGTGCTGTGTAAGTGAAAAGTGGTAAAGGAAATAGAATAAGTTGGTGGGGAGGGGAAAACAGGATTGATATTCAATTCTGGAAGTCAGGGAGAGATGGGATAGAGGCTATAGAAACTGGCATAGATGAGACTTTACATACACCCATGCTCACCGTTCTCCACAGGCTATCTCCATGACTTGGGTATCATCCATCGGGATGTAAAGGTAGAGTTAAGTCTTTTTTCTTAGTCTGAGGAAAAACCTCAATAAGAAGTTCcaacatggccgggcggtggtggcgcacgcctttaatcccagcactcgggaggcagaggcaggcggatctctggtctacaagaactagttccaggacaggaaccaaaacctacagagaaaccctgtctcgaaaaacaaaacaaaacaaacaaacaaacaaaaagctacagagaaaccctggctcgaaaatcaaaaaaaaaaagaagttccaaCAGGTCTGAGAAGGCACTGGGGAGCAGAAACAGTTTATTTGGGTTCCTATGGATGCGAAGGATTTTAGGTATGGGTCCTCCAAGGATAGGTTTGAATGCTGAGTGGACTgaaagaaagccaggtgtggtcatCCCTGCCTATACCCAGcactgttgggggtgggggcaggaggaatgctacaagtttgaggctagcctgatatATATACCAGATTCccagctagtctgggctacataacgagaccctatgtcaaaaataacaatgaagctgggcggtggtggcgcacgcctttaatcccagcactcgggaggcagaggcaggtggatctctgtgagttcgagaccagcctggtctacaagagctagttccaggacaggctccaaaaccacagagaaaccctgtctcaaaaaaccaaaaaaaaaaaaataacaatgaaaaaaccAAATCAGAGTCAGTGGAAAGAGTAAGATAATGTCCTTTCGCCCATGATTTCAGATGGAGAATATCCTTCTGGATGAGCGAGGTATGTCTTCTCCTCCAGTCTCAGGATGAATGTTacttctgcaaaaaaaaaaaaaaaaaaaaaaaaaaaaagacgtagGTCAAAACACTGTCTCCTTATTCCATAGGCCACCTGAAACTGACAGACTTTGGTCTGTCTCGTCGCCTATCCCAGGGAGCACGAGCCTACACCATCTGTGGCACTCTTCAGTACATGGGTGAGAAAGCAGCTAAAGCTCTGGTGGGGAGGAGCACCCAGGGAAGTGAGTGACAAGCCCCTTTCATACCATAGCCCCAGAGGTCCTAAGTGGTGGGCCTTACAACCACACTGCTGACTGGTGGTCCCTTGGAGTGTTGCTTTTCTGTCTGGCAACTGGTAAGGTGAGAGAACAGTAGTGGTGCTGAGCAGGGAAGAGAGCTTTACTTGGTGGAATAAAGACCTTAGAaagccttgtcttcttcctgcctcctaCCCTTTTAATGTAGTTCCCAGTGGCTGCAGAGAGAGATCATGTGGCCATGTTGGCAAGTGTGACCCACTGTAAATCTGAGATGCCAGCTTCTGCCACTCAGGAGTTCTCACTCCTGCTCCATGAGGTGAGGGTACAAACTACTTTCCTTTTAGACTCCCAAGCCCATTGAAGTGATTTcccagctcttctctctctctgatgagggttgagatgCTCCAACTACCCATTTCCCCTGTAGCTGGTATGGCAGATCTCATTCCTGAGTTTCTGCCACTAAATCCTTTCCTCACCAGAAGAGAAGGTCCTTTTGAAGAGCACGGGCCAGTTCTACCTTATCATCTGCAGGTTCATCTCCTTCATCCCCACCAGTCCTCCCACTCTCTCCAACCACCATGCTTCTCTTTCACAAATCTTCCTGCCTTCCATAGCTACATAGACTGTTTGCTCCCTCTCGCCTCTGTTTAGCCTTTCTTAGCGCAGTCTCCTTCTGTTCTCCTTCAGCTCTTATGCCAGAATCCTCTGCACCGTCTACGTCATCTGCATCACTTCCAGGGCCACCCTTTCTTTCGGGGTGTAGCCTTTGACCCTGAGCTCCTAAAGAAGCAGCCAGTGGACCTTGTCATGGAGACACAAAATACCAGTCCATTGGAGACCATGCCCTTCAAGGACTTTGACTGTGATCTGGAGTCCTTGGTCCACACCATCTCCGC
Coding sequences:
- the Rskr gene encoding ribosomal protein S6 kinase-related protein isoform X4, which translates into the protein MGTVSCRQGQHTRVSAPQKQGGNIQGPWARGWKSLFCGMGAIRSGVEELRGLQRHQCLHQELLQPVPLQLEKPLSEWPVPQFISLFLPEFPMRPVRGQQTLQILGLVAKGSFGTVLKVLDCTQKAVFAVKVVPKVKVLQRDTLRQCKEEVSIQRQINHPFVHSLGDSWQGKRHLFISHLKLTDFGLSRRLSQGARAYTICGTLQYMAPEVLSGGPYNHTADWWSLGVLLFCLATGKFPVAAERDHVAMLASVTHCKSEMPASATQEFSLLLHELLCQNPLHRLRHLHHFQGHPFFRGVAFDPELLKKQPVDLVMETQNTSPLETMPFKDFDCDLESLVHTISADSLL
- the Rskr gene encoding ribosomal protein S6 kinase-related protein isoform X8 yields the protein MGTVSCRQGQHTRVSAPQKQGGNIQGPWARGWKSLFCGMGAIRSGVEELRGLQRHQCLHQELLQPVPLQLEKPLSEWPVPQFISLFLPEFPMRPVRGQQTLQRQINHPFVHSLGDSWQGKRHLFIMCSYCSMDLYSLWSAVGGFPEASIRLFAAELVLVLCYLHDLGIIHRDVKMENILLDERGHLKLTDFGLSRRLSQGARAYTICGTLQYMAPEVLSGGPYNHTADWWSLGVLLFCLATGKFPVAAERDHVAMLASVTHCKSEMPASATQEFSLLLHELLCQNPLHRLRHLHHFQGHPFFRGVAFDPELLKKQPVDLVMETQNTSPLETMPFKDFDCDLESLVHTISADSLL
- the Rskr gene encoding ribosomal protein S6 kinase-related protein isoform X6, with translation MGTVSCRQGQHTRVSAPQKQGGNIQGPWARGWKSLFCGMGAIRSGVEELRGLQRHQCLHQELLQPVPLQLEKPLSEWPVPQFISLFLPEFPMRPVRGQQTLQILGLVAKGSFGTVLKVLDCTQKAVFAVKVVPKVKVLQRDTLRQCKEEVSIQRQINHPFVHSLGDSWQGKRHLFIMCSYCSMDLYSLWSAVGGFPEASIRLFAAELVLVLCYLHDLGIIHRDVKMENILLDERGHLKLTDFGLSRRLSQGARAYTICGTLQYMAPEVLSGGPYNHTADWWSLGVLLFCLATGKFPVAAERDHVAMLASVTHCKSEMPASATQEFSLLLHELLCQNPLHRLRHLHHFQGHPFFRGVAFDPELLKKQPVDLVMETQNTSPLETMPFKDFDCDLESLVHTISADSLL
- the Rskr gene encoding ribosomal protein S6 kinase-related protein isoform X9, translating into MGTVSCRQGQHTRVSAPQKGGNIQGPWARGWKSLFCGMGAIRSGVEELRGLQRHQCLHQELLQPVPLQLEKPLSEWPVPQFISLFLPEFPMRPVRGQQTLQRQINHPFVHSLGDSWQGKRHLFIMCSYCSMDLYSLWSAVGGFPEASIRLFAAELVLVLCYLHDLGIIHRDVKMENILLDERGHLKLTDFGLSRRLSQGARAYTICGTLQYMAPEVLSGGPYNHTADWWSLGVLLFCLATGKFPVAAERDHVAMLASVTHCKSEMPASATQEFSLLLHELLCQNPLHRLRHLHHFQGHPFFRGVAFDPELLKKQPVDLVMETQNTSPLETMPFKDFDCDLESLVHTISADSLL
- the Rskr gene encoding ribosomal protein S6 kinase-related protein isoform X3, producing MGTVSCRQGQHTRVSAPQKQGGNIQGPWARGWKSLFCGMGAIRSGVEELRGLQRHQCLHQELLQPVPLQLEKPLSEWPVPQFISLFLPEFPMRPVRGQQTLQILGLVAKGSFGTVLKVLDCTQKAVFAVKVVPKVKVLQRDTLRQCKEEVSIQRQINHPFVHSLGDSWQGKRHLFIMCSYCSMDLYSLWSAVGGFPEASIRLFAAELVLVLCHLKLTDFGLSRRLSQGARAYTICGTLQYMEVLSGGPYNHTADWWSLGVLLFCLATGKFPVAAERDHVAMLASVTHCKSEMPASATQEFSLLLHELLCQNPLHRLRHLHHFQGHPFFRGVAFDPELLKKQPVDLVMETQNTSPLETMPFKDFDCDLESLVHTISADSLL
- the Rskr gene encoding ribosomal protein S6 kinase-related protein isoform X7, whose product is MGTVSCRQGQHTRVSAPQKGGNIQGPWARGWKSLFCGMGAIRSGVEELRGLQRHQCLHQELLQPVPLQLEKPLSEWPVPQFISLFLPEFPMRPVRGQQTLQILGLVAKGSFGTVLKVLDCTQKAVFAVKVVPKVKVLQRDTLRQCKEEVSIQRQINHPFVHSLGDSWQGKRHLFIMCSYCSMDLYSLWSAVGGFPEASIRLFAAELVLVLCYLHDLGIIHRDVKMENILLDERGHLKLTDFGLSRRLSQGARAYTICGTLQYMAPEVLSGGPYNHTADWWSLGVLLFCLATGKFPVAAERDHVAMLASVTHCKSEMPASATQEFSLLLHELLCQNPLHRLRHLHHFQGHPFFRGVAFDPELLKKQPVDLVMETQNTSPLETMPFKDFDCDLESLVHTISADSLL
- the Rskr gene encoding ribosomal protein S6 kinase-related protein isoform X1; translated protein: MGTVSCRQGQHTRVSAPQKQGGNIQGPWARGWKSLFCGMGAIRSGVEELRGLQRHQCLHQELLQPVPLQLEKPLSEWPVPQFISLFLPEFPMRPVRGQQTLQILGLVAKGSFGTVLKVLDCTQKAVFAVKVVPKVKVLQRDTLRQCKEEVSIQRQINHPFVHSLGDSWQGKRHLFIMCSYCSMDLYSLWSAVGGFPEASIRLFAAELVLVLCHLKLTDFGLSRRLSQGARAYTICGTLQYMAPEVLSGGPYNHTADWWSLGVLLFCLATGKFPVAAERDHVAMLASVTHCKSEMPASATQEFSLLLHELLCQNPLHRLRHLHHFQGHPFFRGVAFDPELLKKQPVDLVMETQNTSPLETMPFKDFDCDLESLVHTISADSLL
- the Rskr gene encoding ribosomal protein S6 kinase-related protein isoform X5, which codes for MGTVSCRQGQHTRVSAPQKQGGNIQGPWARGWKSLFCGMGAIRSGVEELRGLQRHQCLHQELLQPVPLQLEKPLSEWPVPQFISLFLPEFPMRPVRGQQTLQRQINHPFVHSLGDSWQGKRHLFIMCSYCSMDLYSLWSAVGGFPEASIRLFAAELVLVLCHLKLTDFGLSRRLSQGARAYTICGTLQYMAPEVLSGGPYNHTADWWSLGVLLFCLATGKFPVAAERDHVAMLASVTHCKSEMPASATQEFSLLLHELLCQNPLHRLRHLHHFQGHPFFRGVAFDPELLKKQPVDLVMETQNTSPLETMPFKDFDCDLESLVHTISADSLL
- the Rskr gene encoding ribosomal protein S6 kinase-related protein isoform X2; the encoded protein is MGTVSCRQGQHTRVSAPQKGGNIQGPWARGWKSLFCGMGAIRSGVEELRGLQRHQCLHQELLQPVPLQLEKPLSEWPVPQFISLFLPEFPMRPVRGQQTLQILGLVAKGSFGTVLKVLDCTQKAVFAVKVVPKVKVLQRDTLRQCKEEVSIQRQINHPFVHSLGDSWQGKRHLFIMCSYCSMDLYSLWSAVGGFPEASIRLFAAELVLVLCHLKLTDFGLSRRLSQGARAYTICGTLQYMAPEVLSGGPYNHTADWWSLGVLLFCLATGKFPVAAERDHVAMLASVTHCKSEMPASATQEFSLLLHELLCQNPLHRLRHLHHFQGHPFFRGVAFDPELLKKQPVDLVMETQNTSPLETMPFKDFDCDLESLVHTISADSLL